The sequence below is a genomic window from Homalodisca vitripennis isolate AUS2020 unplaced genomic scaffold, UT_GWSS_2.1 ScUCBcl_9608;HRSCAF=18148, whole genome shotgun sequence.
GTGACAAGACGTGGCCTACATTGAGAGCTgtcgtttattcagtttttatattgttggctattcgcggTGGAATATATATTCCACATGTTCTATCTTTGTTGTTAATAGACATAtacaaaaattgttcaaaatcttCTCTctatatttaagtataaagtaaacaatttagAACTATTGTTATCACTAATAAAgttaacaaatactttttaaatttaaaatcaaccatTATAAAACCCCCAGCATCAAATACTGTAGGCTATTGTTAATTAttgcaaaaatttgaattttttgaaaagttGTGTTTTGCTGTGGATTCGCTGTGAAAGTATATAATGAACTGCTGCCGCTTTATATCTACTATAAAGCAGAATTAATATATGCCACATGGTTCTTATGAAGCCCTTCTAGGACACTTAAAATCTAACAAACATCAGTGAATTGATGAAGATACTTTTTAGAATGGTTTAAAACTTCTTTTGCAGTTGACAAAGGGTAATTATTAGATAATTAGTAACTATTTCAACTTACCTTTGTTATGAAGTACATATATTATGTGGgacaattaaaatttagttttttaatattcccCCCAAATGCAATTATTCACATGTAGAAGTAACTTGAGGTCATGTTTTTGAAGACCATTATATTTTGACTGTACCATGTCTAAGTGTGATATGCTGTTACGATTAGTCAAGATTAGGTTGCAGTGATGGTGGCAGATCGGTCTCAGAAATGTCCctaaacatttattacatctCTACACATGTACTATAAGAAACTGTTGTACAGGGTGACTCTGAGGCTCAcgataaatttgtaaaagtgaCCAGAGCTTATGAGGTATTGAAGGATCCCCAGCAGCGGAAACATTATGATCTGCATGGCGAGACGACCTCCTCTTCCTGGAGCCAATCACAGTACCATAGCTACACCTACTACAGGGACCATTTCGGCATATACGACGATGACCCCAACGTCATAACCTTAAACTCTGCAGACTTTGGTGAGTAAGGTAtcttaaaaaccaaattgttcataAGATATTTGCACAACAGAATAACATTAGTATTGTCATTCCACTGAAAATAATCAGTACTGATTAActaaaatgaaaaagtaaaaaaatatttgccaaaaaatGAATACATCTTTATATACATCTCtagtaaatatgaaataatacgtctaacaaatttaaagtttacttttcttctaaatatttgttataaaacatatactaacctaatataaaaactaatgagaaataatattttataattatgttatgcTAATGGACCAATGTTTTATTAATGACTAGATATAGCTTATGTTCatagatatattaaaaactgAGGACACATATGTCACTCCATGTCAAATAGCAGCTGAGTTATACAACAACTTTACTATAGATTCAGTCAAatcaaatactaatattttatttatgcacttttttttactttaaatttactaattcacGTAACATTTCAAGATTAAtacgttattttttttaacaaaaatattgcaaCTATATAATATGCATCTCGACTATATTGTAACTGTAACCATTTCATTGTGACATTTTCATATATATCCTGTAACTTTGACATAAATTACAGAGACTATGGTGGAGAAATCACCCAAGCAGTGGTTTATCAACTTCTACTCCCCACTGTGCTCCCATTGCCATGATCTAGCTCCTGCATGGCGACGGCTAGCTGCAGATCTAGAAGACGTGGTTATGTTTGGAGCTGTCAACTGTGAGGAAGACTGGAACCTCTGTCGTCAGCAGAACATTCGTTCCTACCCCTCCTTGGTGCTCTATCCCTCGGTAAGATTCAATCTATTTCTCTTTGTGATGATGACAACTGTCGTGGATGATAAATGTTCAAATGTTCAGAGCTGTCAACTATGAGGAGGACTGGAACCTCTGTCATCAGCAGAACATTCATTCCTATCTCTCCTTGGTGCTCTGCTCCAGGACGGTGTCGCCTCAGCAATTTAGGATTTGCGAGTTAAAACTAGTAGGTACCGGATGTGGTATATTAATAGAACCCGCTCaattaaatctgtgttaaaaattaaacatttgaaatagtGGTTAAAAATTTTACACACCCAAGATAATGACTTTAAGAGCACTATAACGAGATCAGTGCTGAACGTTTTGAATCCCCCGgataagaataaaagttaagagaGTAATTTAAtaagaacttttttaaataataaactaagtttAAACTTGAGTATTTCTACTCTATATTTTGATCCGATAGTAATCATAGGACATGTGTATCTGTTGAAACACAATGTGATTATCTCTTAGgataacttattaaaattacttttattgacACAGTGATATACATTGAATGGTGTTCCTAATTAAACTTATAGTCCTCTTCTATTAAAAACTGATACATCTCCATTATAATTCTTTAAAGTTATAcaatgttttacatattaaatattcttttctacttgttttgaattttttgtagtCATCAATAATTCTCAGATCAGAAGGCAGTTTATTCCAATACTTCTTTCTGCGcagtatgttttttattataaaattctaagCTATGAgtggaaaatttaattatattcctATGCGAGGTAAGATGGTTATGTATATATAACCCAGCCAATGTGCAATGagcaagacaaaattactaaaatgcttctaacaaaaaaagtttaaccTTTACAGTGCCAGAGTCTCATACAGAAACATATAGATAGTGTCAAGTAGCGTGACTTGTTGGCATTAAAGGTATTGTAACCAAGCATTATAGaatttcttataaaacaataCGCTTTATTTTGGTCCAAGCCCACCAGTTTCATGAAGTGTGTGGTGTTTACAGAAGGAACGCTACAACGGCCGCCCACACGCTGAGGAGTCTCCTCCTCCCAGTTGTGTGCTTGAGCCCGAGCTGGTGAAGGACGTTCGGAACATGTAGCCACCACAGAGGAGTTGACACAGCCTGACAGCTCACCCCCCACCCCTCCATGATTGGTTTCTGGGTGCTGTGTAACAGTGACTCTCTGCCCGACTGTCCTGGTAGACGAGCAGCTCACCAGGCTTGCTGGGCGCTCTGGTAAGTGtagaatttattactttttaaataaattttatttaattcacttGGTATTTATAGGAGAGGAGGtattcaaaaagtaataataacatttccattttttattCATCGTTTACTTTTTCAGTAGTAGCTGCAAATGAAAGACATGTTTTATgactttaatttttgttgtttaaaaaacaatatatcaaaGAATTTGTTGTATAAGTTTAATGTATGGAAAATGAAATACATTGTAACAaagttattgaaaatgttaagtaAAGCCTATGGTGAGCCTGCTAAGAGTAAAATATGAGTTTATGAGGTGTGTA
It includes:
- the LOC124374684 gene encoding dnaJ homolog subfamily C member 10-like — protein: GDSEAHDKFVKVTRAYEVLKDPQQRKHYDLHGETTSSSWSQSQYHSYTYYRDHFGIYDDDPNVITLNSADFETMVEKSPKQWFINFYSPLCSHCHDLAPAWRRLAADLEDVVMFGAVNCEEDWNLCRQQNIRSYPSLVLYPSKERYNGRPHAEESPPPSCVLEPELVKDVRNM